The proteins below are encoded in one region of Lactuca sativa cultivar Salinas chromosome 3, Lsat_Salinas_v11, whole genome shotgun sequence:
- the LOC111907351 gene encoding putative pentatricopeptide repeat-containing protein At5g37570: MRLEGNQLKTHDGCWSSPKLWHDHENEDAGEPILRLNHHILSKLESCSTVTLREFNQVHAQLILSGLFQHSLASGRVMKKLCSSPSTVFHAVNLFHGVDEPDSFLCNTIMRGFVNANEPLRALEFYRREMIAKFIPANHYTFPLLVKICAELGLVREGEKAHTRVLKEGFELDLYVRNALIHMYAVCGRIRDAQMVFDLSWESDMVTWNSMIDGYVKNGMVGHARNLFDEMPERDVFSWNSMIAGYVWIGDMVAAQELFDRMPCRDIVSWNCLIDGYAKIGDIVFARKFFDWMPCRNVVSWNTLLALYTRSKNYKDCLKLFDDMLEEQDVKANEATLMSVLTASGHLGRLDRGEQLHLYIKNNKNIIVDALLSTALLTMYAKCGSMDLAQQVFDEMPERTVVSWNSMISGYGMHGHGEKALQMFQDLEKSESVPNDATFVCVLSACSHAGMVLEGWWYFDLMQRVYMIEPKVEHYGCMVDLLSRAGLMKDSEDMIKNMSMAKGPALWGALLSACRTHSNLELGEMVSKRLIELEPNDVGPYVLLSNIYAAGERWDDVENVREMMMKKGLHKLAGSSLVQFGNSDVESNGGHLVHKRRLVYSMLSDMGVQMKMSYKDT; encoded by the exons ATGAGATTGGAGGGTAATCAACTCAAAACGCACGATGGCTGCTG GTCCTCACCCAAGCTTTGGCATGATCACGAGAACGAGGATGCAGGCGAACCCATTTTACGCCTAAACCATCACATCTTGAGCAAATTAGAGTCATGTTCAACTGTTACACTCAGAGAATTCAACCAAGTACACGCACAGCTCATTCTTTCAGGTCTCTTTCAACATTCCCTTGCATCGGGTAGGGTGATGAAGAAGCTCTGTTCTTCTCCATCTACTGTGTTTCATGCTGTTAATCTTTTTCATGGGGTAGATGAACCTGATTCCTTCTTATGTAACACTATTATGAGAGGCTTCGTGAATGCGAACGAACCGCTTAGAGCTTTGGAATTTTACCGTCGAGAAATGATTGCGAAGTTCATCCCTGCCAACCATTACACATTTCCTTTGCTGGTGAAGATTTGCGCTGAATTGGGTTTGGTTAGAGAAGGGGAAAAGGCTCACACCCGGGTCTTAAAAGAAGGTTTTGAGTTGGATTTATATGTGCGCAATGCATTGATTCATATGTACGCGGTTTGCGGGAGAATAAGGGATGCACAGATGGTGTTTGATTTGAGTTGGGAGTCGGATATGGTGACTTGGAATTCAATGATTGATGGGTATGTGAAGAATGGAATGGTTGGCCATGCACGCAatctgttcgatgaaatgcctgaaAGGGATGTATTTAGTTGGAACTCCATGATTGCTGGTTATGTTTGGATTGGGGACATGGTGGCAGCACAAGAGTTGTTTGATAGGATGCCATGTAGAGACATTGTTTCTTGGAATTGTCTGATTGATGGGTATGCTAAAATTGGAGATATCGTGTTTGCACGTAAATTTTTTGATTGGATGCCATGCAGGAATGTAGTTTCATGGAATACCTTGTTAGCTCTTTACACTCGCTCCAAAAACTACAAAGATTGTTTGAAACTTTTTGATGATATGTTGGAGGAACAAGATGTGAAGGCAAATGAAGCAACTCTGATGAGTGTCTTAACTGCATCTGGACACTTGGGAAGGCTCGATAGGGGTGAACAGCTCCATTTGTATATCAAGAACAACAAGAACATCATAGTGGATGCGTTACTTTCAACTGCTTTGTTGACAATGTATGCGAAATGTGGATCAATGGACCTTGCTCAacaggtgtttgatgaaatgccagaGAGAACAGTAGTTTCATGGAATTCAATGATAAGTGGATACGGTATGCACGGACATGGAGAAAAGGCTTTACAAATGTTCCAAGACTTGGAGAAAAGTGAATCTGTGCCAAATGATGCTACTTTTGTGTGTGTTCTTAGTGCGTGTTCACATGCAGGAATGGTTTTGGAGGGGTGGTGGTATTTTGACCTGATGCAAAGAGTTTACATGATTGAACCAAAAGTTGAGCACTATGGTTGTATGGTTGATCTCCTTTCACGAGCTGGTTTGATGAAAGATTCTGAAGATATGATCAAGAACATGTCCATGGCTAAAGGACCTGCTTTATGGGGAGCCTTACTATCAGCTTGTAGGACTCACTCAAATCTAGAACTTGGAGAAATGGTGTCAAAGAGGCTTATTGAGTTGGAACCTAATGATGTTGGGCCATATGTGTTGTTATCAAATATATATGCTGCTGGAGAGAGATGGGATGATGTTGAAAATGTGAGagagatgatgatgaagaaagggTTACATAAATTGGCTGGATCAAGCCTGGTTCAATTTGGAAATTCTGATGTTGAATCAAATGGAGGTCATTTAGTTCATAAGAGGAGATTGGTGTACTCCATGCTGAGTGATATGGGTGTTCAAATGAAAATGTCATACAAAGATACATGA
- the LOC111907331 gene encoding expansin-like B1 encodes MALSLDILFIVSAFIFSVINPAQSATSDGPFIQSRAAYYPDSDDKGSETGRCGYGSFGATINNGYVAAASDLYRDGVGCGACYQVRCTNSKDCSDEGVNVVITDQGSSHGTDFIMSKKAFRKMAQSTYAETSLLSQGVVDIEYTRVSCNYPKNNITIKIDESSDYPYYLAFVIWYQQGQNDITAVQLCETKNFVCKLLDRSYGSVFTTNSPPSGSLSLRMLFSGEDGDEKWVVPVNIIPEKWKKGDIYDTGVQVE; translated from the exons ATGGCATTGTCTCTTGATATCCTCTTCATAGTTTCTGCATTTATCTTTTCTGTGATAAATCCAGCACAAAGTGCCACATCAGATGGCCCTTTCATCCAATCTCGAGCAGCATACTACCCAGATTCTGATGACAAAGGATCAGAAA CTGGGAGATGTGGATATGGCTCATTTGGAGCAACGATTAACAATGGATATGTAGCAGCTGCATCTGATCTTTACAGAGATGGTGTAGGCTGTGGTGCTTGTTACCAG GTGAGGTGCACCAATAGTAAGGATTGTTCAGATGAAGGAGTGAATGTTGTTATAACTGACCAAGGATCCAGTCATGGAACAGACTTCATTATGAGCAAGAAAGCCTTCAGGAAGATGGCTCAATCTACATATGCGGAAACATCTTTACTATCACAAGGAGTTGTAGATATTGAATATACAAG GGTTTCATGCAATTACCCGAAGAATAACATCACCATCAAGATAGATGAGAGCAGTGACTACCCGTATTACCTTGCTTTTGTCATATGGTACCAACAAGGCCAAAACGACATTACTGCTGTGCAACTATGTGAG ACAAAAAATTTCGTTTGTAAACTGTTGGATAGAAGCTATGGATCAGTTTTCACAACAAACTCTCCACCTAGTGGATCATTGTCTTTAAGAATGCTATTTAGTGGTGAAGATGGAGATGAAAAATGGGTTGTTCCGGTTAATATAATAcctgagaagtggaagaaaggagACATATATGACACAGGGGTACAAGTGGAATAA